The Panacibacter microcysteis genome includes a window with the following:
- a CDS encoding bifunctional UDP-3-O-[3-hydroxymyristoyl] N-acetylglucosamine deacetylase/3-hydroxyacyl-ACP dehydratase — protein sequence MNATFNPDKQHTLSSKVTISGTGLHTGVMVDMTLNPASAGFGIQFQRVDLPNKPVIKADCDLVTDTSRGTTLQVGDTKVSTVEHILAALVGMGIDNVLIELNGPEIPIMDGSSEPFIELIEEIGVTEQEAAKIWYSLDENIYHYDEVKRVEMVALPAMEYQITTLIDFNSPVLGTQHAGLKTMRDFKAEIAPCRTFCFLHELEMLLDHNLIKGGDINNAIVVVDKPVTEEEMKRLAKVFKREKIEIKSEGYLNNLELRFPNEPARHKLLDVVGDLALIGYPIKARIIANRPGHSTNVDFARKIKQYIKKNKHVKDVPVYDPAQPPVYDLQHIEKTLPHRYPFLLIDKIIELTDTKIVGVKNVTFNEPFFQGHFPGNPVMPGVLQIEALAQTGGILAINSMGGGKYDTYFLKIDNCKFKQKVVPGDTMLLKMELASPIRRGICEMKGTVYVAGKVATEADLVAQIVKK from the coding sequence ATGAACGCAACATTTAATCCAGACAAACAGCATACGCTGTCTTCAAAAGTTACAATAAGCGGTACAGGCCTGCACACCGGTGTAATGGTAGATATGACGCTTAACCCCGCAAGTGCCGGTTTTGGTATCCAGTTTCAGCGTGTTGATTTGCCCAACAAGCCTGTTATAAAAGCAGATTGCGATCTTGTTACAGACACCAGCCGCGGCACCACCCTGCAGGTGGGCGATACAAAAGTGAGTACTGTAGAGCACATACTGGCTGCACTGGTAGGTATGGGCATAGACAATGTGCTCATTGAACTGAACGGCCCCGAAATACCCATCATGGATGGCAGCTCAGAACCATTTATAGAACTGATTGAAGAAATAGGTGTAACAGAGCAGGAAGCTGCAAAAATCTGGTATAGCCTTGATGAAAATATTTATCACTACGATGAAGTGAAACGCGTAGAAATGGTGGCGTTGCCTGCAATGGAATACCAGATAACCACGCTCATAGATTTCAACAGCCCCGTATTGGGCACCCAGCATGCTGGCCTAAAAACCATGCGCGACTTTAAAGCCGAAATAGCGCCCTGCCGCACATTCTGTTTTTTGCACGAGCTGGAAATGCTGCTCGATCATAACCTTATTAAAGGCGGCGATATCAATAACGCCATCGTGGTGGTTGATAAACCCGTAACAGAAGAGGAGATGAAGAGGCTGGCAAAAGTTTTTAAAAGAGAAAAGATTGAGATCAAGAGCGAAGGTTATCTCAACAACCTGGAGCTGCGTTTCCCTAACGAGCCTGCACGTCACAAACTGCTCGATGTGGTAGGAGACCTTGCACTCATCGGCTATCCCATAAAAGCCAGGATTATTGCCAACAGGCCCGGCCACAGCACCAACGTAGATTTTGCCAGGAAGATCAAACAATATATCAAAAAGAACAAACATGTAAAAGATGTACCTGTGTACGATCCTGCACAGCCGCCTGTGTACGACCTTCAGCATATTGAAAAAACACTGCCACACCGTTATCCTTTTCTGCTGATCGATAAGATCATTGAACTTACAGATACCAAGATCGTGGGTGTAAAAAATGTTACATTCAACGAACCGTTCTTCCAGGGCCACTTCCCCGGTAATCCTGTAATGCCGGGTGTTTTACAGATCGAAGCATTGGCGCAAACGGGCGGCATACTGGCCATCAACAGTATGGGCGGTGGTAAATACGATACTTATTTTTTAAAAATAGACAACTGTAAATTCAAACAGAAAGTAGTACCGGGAGATACCATGTTGCTCAAAATGGAACTGGCTTCTCCCATACGCCGCGGTATATGCGAAATGAAAGGCACTGTGTATGTAGCCGGTAAAGTAGCTACCGAAGCAGACCTTGTGGCGCAGATAGTGAAGAAGTAA
- a CDS encoding YciI family protein produces the protein MFIIELTYKVPLATADQHMAAHIAFLDQYYQSGHFIASGRKEPRDGGLIFARASSKKRVEEIIAADPFNTLGIADYRIIEFKATKKIKEYDGFAGEE, from the coding sequence ATGTTTATAATTGAACTAACATACAAAGTGCCGCTGGCCACAGCTGACCAACATATGGCAGCGCACATAGCATTCCTGGATCAATACTATCAATCCGGCCATTTTATTGCATCAGGCAGAAAGGAGCCAAGAGACGGCGGACTTATTTTTGCAAGAGCCTCTTCTAAAAAACGCGTAGAGGAAATCATTGCGGCAGATCCGTTCAACACGCTGGGTATTGCAGACTACCGCATCATCGAATTTAAAGCAACCAAAAAGATCAAAGAATACGACGGCTTTGCCGGGGAGGAATAA
- a CDS encoding ABC transporter ATP-binding protein, which translates to MKASAQQVLHTGLQTFRIDLTGAGKRFNRDWIFRGMHYTFTSGNAYAVTGPNGSGKSTLLQCIAAAIQSNEGTIEYRLNDTVISHEEVFKHVAIVAPYLEVIEEMTATEFLAFHASFKPLLAAVSIPQIIAEIGLAAAAHKQIRFYSSGMKQRVKMAQAIFSAVPVLLLDEPCTNLDLSGYELYHALIAKYCGDKLIIVSSNDKNEYNFCKEVISIADYKNPVNTTV; encoded by the coding sequence ATGAAAGCTTCAGCACAGCAGGTATTGCATACAGGTCTGCAAACCTTTCGCATAGATTTGACAGGAGCTGGTAAACGTTTCAACCGCGACTGGATTTTTCGCGGCATGCATTACACTTTTACATCTGGCAATGCTTACGCCGTAACAGGCCCCAACGGCAGCGGTAAAAGTACTTTACTGCAGTGCATAGCAGCGGCCATACAATCAAACGAAGGCACCATTGAATACAGGCTTAATGATACTGTGATCAGTCATGAAGAAGTTTTTAAACATGTAGCTATAGTGGCACCCTACCTGGAAGTAATTGAAGAAATGACAGCTACCGAGTTCCTGGCTTTTCATGCATCATTCAAACCCCTGCTGGCTGCTGTCAGCATTCCGCAGATCATCGCCGAAATAGGCCTTGCCGCCGCTGCACATAAGCAGATCCGTTTTTACAGCAGCGGCATGAAGCAACGTGTGAAAATGGCGCAGGCCATTTTTTCAGCCGTGCCTGTTTTGCTGCTCGATGAACCCTGCACCAATCTTGATCTCTCCGGTTACGAACTCTATCATGCACTTATTGCAAAATACTGCGGCGATAAACTCATTATTGTAAGCAGCAACGATAAAAATGAATACAACTTCTGCAAAGAAGTAATCTCTATTGCAGATTACAAAAATCCCGTCAACACCACGGTCTGA
- the lpxA gene encoding acyl-ACP--UDP-N-acetylglucosamine O-acyltransferase — MIHPHTYIHPNARLAQNVKIDPFTVIHHDVEIGEGTWIGSNVTIMEGVRIGKNCRIFPGAVLGATPQDLKYNDEKTYVEIGDNTTIREFVTIHRGTNDRWKTKVGNNCLVMAYSHIAHDCIIGNNCILSNSSQVAGHVIMGDWAIIGGVCAVQQFSRIGQHSYIGGGSLVNKDVPPYIKAVRTPLSYGGVNSVGLKRRGFTLEQINQILDIYRIIYNKGMNVSQALEFIEEEFPATDERDEIVTFIRESGRGVIKRHTKGGSDED, encoded by the coding sequence ATGATTCATCCGCATACATACATACATCCCAATGCCAGGCTGGCACAAAATGTAAAAATAGACCCGTTTACTGTAATTCACCACGATGTGGAGATTGGAGAAGGTACGTGGATTGGCAGTAACGTAACCATAATGGAAGGTGTAAGAATTGGCAAGAACTGCCGCATTTTTCCCGGCGCCGTATTAGGTGCCACACCACAGGATCTCAAATACAATGATGAAAAGACTTACGTGGAAATTGGCGATAATACCACCATTCGCGAATTTGTAACCATACACCGCGGTACCAACGACCGTTGGAAAACGAAAGTCGGCAATAACTGCCTGGTAATGGCATATAGCCACATTGCCCACGATTGTATTATTGGTAACAACTGTATTCTCAGCAACAGCTCTCAGGTAGCTGGTCACGTAATAATGGGCGATTGGGCAATCATTGGCGGCGTATGTGCCGTGCAGCAGTTCTCACGCATTGGCCAGCATTCTTACATTGGTGGCGGCAGCCTTGTTAATAAAGATGTACCGCCATACATAAAAGCTGTAAGAACACCGCTTAGCTATGGTGGTGTAAACAGTGTCGGGCTCAAACGCCGTGGTTTTACGCTGGAGCAAATCAACCAGATACTCGATATATACCGCATTATTTATAACAAAGGCATGAACGTATCCCAGGCGCTGGAATTCATCGAAGAAGAATTTCCCGCAACGGATGAGCGCGATGAAATCGTAACCTTCATCCGCGAAAGTGGCCGTGGTGTTATAAAACGACATACCAAAGGCGGCAGCGACGAAGATTAA
- the hemB gene encoding porphobilinogen synthase, whose amino-acid sequence MYLQRRNRILRANPAIRSLVSETTLTPNDFIVPLFIDEGENVKTGIASMPGYYRNSLDVTVKEVKELWGMGLKCVLLFIKCKDELKDNTGKEAWNADGLMQRSIKAIKDACPEMVVMTDVALDPFSSYGHDGIVKNGEIVNDETVDALVKMSISHAIAGADFVAPSDMMDGRIGAIREGLEESGFTKTGIMAYSAKYASCFYGPFRDALDSAPGFGDKKTYQMNYANRAEAIKETLMDVEEGADIVMVKPALAYLDIIREVKDAVHVPVSAYNISGEYAMIKAAAKMGWIDEQKAIIETLTSMKRAGADLIATYFAKDAVQLLG is encoded by the coding sequence ATGTATTTACAAAGACGAAACAGGATATTGAGAGCCAACCCGGCAATAAGAAGCCTCGTTAGTGAAACAACATTGACACCGAACGATTTTATTGTGCCGTTGTTTATAGATGAAGGCGAAAATGTGAAGACCGGGATCGCTTCTATGCCTGGTTATTACCGCAATAGCCTTGACGTTACGGTTAAAGAAGTAAAAGAGTTATGGGGCATGGGTTTAAAATGCGTGTTGCTGTTTATTAAATGTAAAGACGAACTGAAAGATAATACAGGCAAAGAAGCATGGAATGCAGACGGCCTTATGCAGCGCAGCATAAAAGCCATTAAAGATGCATGTCCTGAAATGGTGGTAATGACTGATGTAGCGCTCGATCCTTTTTCATCTTATGGCCACGATGGTATTGTAAAAAATGGTGAAATAGTAAATGATGAAACCGTAGATGCGCTGGTAAAGATGAGCATAAGCCATGCCATTGCAGGTGCAGACTTTGTAGCACCGAGCGATATGATGGATGGCCGCATTGGTGCCATTCGCGAAGGGCTTGAAGAAAGCGGGTTTACAAAAACGGGCATCATGGCTTACAGTGCCAAATATGCATCATGTTTCTATGGGCCTTTCAGGGATGCGCTCGACAGTGCACCGGGATTTGGCGATAAAAAAACATACCAGATGAATTATGCCAACCGCGCAGAAGCCATCAAAGAAACATTGATGGATGTGGAAGAAGGCGCAGACATAGTAATGGTAAAGCCTGCACTCGCCTACCTTGATATCATTCGCGAAGTAAAAGATGCCGTACATGTGCCGGTGAGTGCGTACAATATCAGCGGGGAATATGCCATGATAAAAGCCGCCGCAAAAATGGGATGGATAGATGAGCAAAAAGCCATCATTGAAACACTTACTTCCATGAAACGTGCAGGTGCAGATTTGATCGCCACCTATTTTGCAAAAGATGCAGTACAGTTGTTAGGTTAA
- a CDS encoding response regulator: MALATILWVDDEIESLQSQKLFLENKGYEVHTLTNGFEAIDFVKDNPVDVVLLDETMPGITGLETLQKIKEVNSQVPVVMITKNETENLMDDAIGSQITDYLIKPVNPNQVLLSLKKIIDNKRLVSEKTNTAYQQQFRNLFMALNSSPDHNEWMDIYKKLVYWELEMEKSDSPEMREVLQSQKQEANTEFFKFISKNYADWLHPKSTDAPVMSHDLFKRKVLPHVEQGVPTFFILIDNLRYDQWKAIQPIFAEYFRILEEETFYSILPTATQYARNAIFAGMLPVEIEKRFPQQWKNDEDEGGKNMFEDEFFKGQLKRLNKAELKYSYTKVIHHNDGQQLVNNIHNLLRNDLNVIIYNFVDMLSHARTEMEVLKELAGDERSYRSITKSWFEHSPLFQALKKIADKKINLVLATDHGSVRVKTPYKVIGDKQTTANLRYKHGRNLNYEPKEVLAFRNPNEAGLPVPTVNSSFIFAKEDGFLCYPNNYNYYVNYYKNTFQHGGISMEEMIIPVVKMVSK, translated from the coding sequence ATGGCATTAGCAACTATACTTTGGGTAGATGATGAAATCGAAAGTCTTCAGTCTCAAAAATTGTTTTTAGAAAATAAAGGTTACGAAGTACATACATTAACGAATGGCTTTGAAGCGATCGATTTTGTAAAGGACAACCCGGTAGATGTTGTGCTGCTTGATGAAACGATGCCTGGTATAACCGGACTTGAAACGTTGCAGAAAATAAAAGAAGTGAACAGCCAGGTTCCGGTGGTAATGATCACCAAAAACGAAACGGAAAACCTGATGGATGACGCCATTGGCAGCCAGATAACCGATTACCTTATTAAACCTGTAAACCCTAACCAGGTATTGCTGAGCCTGAAAAAAATAATTGACAACAAAAGGCTGGTATCTGAAAAAACAAATACGGCTTACCAGCAACAGTTCAGGAATTTATTTATGGCACTTAACAGCAGCCCGGACCATAACGAGTGGATGGATATATATAAAAAACTGGTATACTGGGAACTGGAAATGGAGAAGAGTGACAGCCCCGAAATGCGGGAAGTATTGCAATCGCAGAAGCAGGAAGCTAACACGGAGTTTTTTAAATTTATTTCTAAAAACTATGCTGACTGGTTGCACCCAAAATCAACAGATGCACCTGTTATGAGCCACGACCTCTTTAAAAGAAAAGTACTGCCACATGTGGAGCAAGGTGTACCAACGTTCTTTATACTGATTGACAACCTGCGTTACGATCAGTGGAAAGCCATACAGCCCATTTTTGCTGAGTATTTTCGCATTCTGGAAGAAGAAACTTTTTACAGCATTTTACCCACGGCCACACAGTATGCACGCAATGCAATATTTGCAGGTATGTTACCGGTGGAAATTGAAAAACGCTTTCCGCAACAGTGGAAGAATGATGAAGATGAAGGTGGCAAGAACATGTTTGAAGATGAGTTTTTCAAGGGCCAGTTAAAACGCTTAAACAAGGCAGAACTGAAATACAGTTATACAAAAGTTATTCACCACAATGATGGACAGCAGCTCGTAAACAATATACACAACCTGCTGCGCAACGACCTAAACGTTATTATTTACAATTTTGTGGATATGCTTAGCCACGCACGTACAGAAATGGAAGTGCTGAAAGAGCTTGCCGGCGATGAAAGAAGCTACCGCAGCATTACGAAAAGCTGGTTTGAACACAGCCCTTTGTTCCAGGCACTGAAAAAAATTGCAGATAAAAAGATCAACCTTGTTTTGGCAACAGACCATGGCAGTGTGCGTGTAAAAACGCCATACAAAGTAATTGGGGATAAGCAAACTACTGCCAACCTGCGCTACAAGCATGGCAGAAATCTGAACTATGAGCCAAAAGAAGTATTGGCATTCAGAAATCCTAACGAGGCCGGTTTGCCTGTGCCAACGGTAAATTCATCGTTTATCTTTGCAAAAGAAGATGGCTTTTTATGCTACCCCAACAACTATAATTATTACGTTAACTACTATAAGAATACTTTTCAGCATGGTGGTATAAGCATGGAGGAAATGATTATTCCGGTTGTGAAGATGGTGAGTAAATAG
- the lpxD gene encoding UDP-3-O-(3-hydroxymyristoyl)glucosamine N-acyltransferase, with protein MQFTAAQIAMLINGKVEGNDSATVDSFGKIEEAKASQLAFLANPKYEDFLYTTKASVIIVNESQELKEPISAALIRVPDAYSAFATLLHKYQEIMRQQLTGIQEPSFIDKTAVLGEHVFVGAFCYISQHAHIGNNVKLYPGAYIGDNVKVGDNSVILPGVKIYHDCIIGKNVTIHAGTVIGGDGFGFAPQPDGSYKKVPQIGNVVVEDFVEIGSNSCIDRATIGSTIVKSGAKLDNLLQIAHNVEVGNNTVIAAQAGISGSTKIGSNVQIGGQAGIVGHIQIADGTRINAQSGVSKSIKTPNTAVTGSPAADYTSALRSQAVTRNLPDLEKRVADLEKLVQQLLQERVPL; from the coding sequence ATGCAGTTTACCGCAGCGCAAATAGCCATGCTTATCAACGGTAAGGTAGAAGGAAATGACTCTGCAACTGTTGATTCGTTTGGTAAGATAGAGGAAGCAAAAGCCAGCCAGCTGGCATTTCTTGCCAATCCCAAATACGAGGATTTTCTCTATACTACCAAAGCTTCGGTAATCATCGTAAATGAATCCCAGGAGCTAAAAGAACCCATCAGTGCAGCACTCATACGTGTGCCCGATGCCTACTCAGCTTTCGCCACGCTGCTGCACAAGTACCAGGAAATAATGCGGCAGCAGCTTACCGGCATACAGGAACCCAGCTTTATAGATAAAACGGCAGTATTGGGCGAGCATGTTTTTGTTGGCGCATTCTGTTATATCAGCCAGCATGCACACATAGGCAATAATGTTAAACTTTATCCCGGCGCCTATATTGGCGATAATGTAAAAGTGGGCGATAACTCAGTTATACTGCCCGGAGTAAAAATTTACCACGATTGTATTATTGGTAAAAATGTAACCATACACGCCGGCACCGTAATTGGCGGAGATGGTTTTGGTTTTGCACCACAGCCTGATGGCAGTTACAAAAAAGTACCGCAGATCGGTAATGTAGTAGTGGAAGATTTTGTGGAGATCGGGTCCAATTCTTGTATAGACAGGGCAACAATCGGTTCCACCATCGTAAAATCAGGAGCAAAGCTGGACAACCTCTTACAGATAGCCCACAATGTAGAAGTGGGCAATAACACCGTAATTGCCGCGCAGGCAGGTATCAGCGGCAGCACAAAAATTGGCAGCAACGTGCAGATCGGCGGCCAGGCCGGCATTGTAGGCCATATACAAATTGCCGATGGCACAAGAATCAATGCACAAAGCGGCGTAAGTAAAAGTATTAAAACACCCAATACCGCCGTTACCGGCTCACCCGCCGCAGACTATACCAGCGCATTGCGCAGCCAGGCTGTAACACGCAATTTGCCCGATCTTGAAAAAAGAGTGGCAGACCTTGAAAAGCTGGTGCAACAACTACTGCAGGAGCGGGTGCCCTTATAA
- a CDS encoding four helix bundle protein: protein MFLQLNHQKLDLYSFSKTLVAECYKLTTSLPAHEKFGMISQIRRAALSVHLNIAEGASRKSAAERNRFYEVARGSVIEIDAALDVAKEINYLDNYKIDHLGEVIVRTFKILTGLINSKAD from the coding sequence ATGTTTCTTCAGCTAAACCATCAAAAACTAGATCTGTATAGCTTTTCAAAAACTTTGGTTGCCGAATGCTATAAACTCACAACATCTCTGCCTGCTCACGAAAAATTTGGAATGATATCTCAAATAAGAAGAGCGGCATTGTCTGTTCATCTTAATATTGCAGAAGGAGCTTCGCGCAAATCAGCAGCAGAAAGAAACCGTTTCTACGAGGTCGCCAGGGGATCTGTGATTGAAATTGACGCGGCACTTGATGTTGCAAAAGAAATTAATTATTTAGACAACTATAAAATTGATCATCTTGGTGAGGTTATAGTAAGAACTTTTAAGATCTTAACCGGATTAATAAACTCAAAAGCTGATTGA
- a CDS encoding HD domain-containing protein: MHIPRRKIINDPVHGFITIDHPLIFSIIAHPFYQRLRRIHQMALAQLVYPGAVHTRLHHSLGAYHLMCLAINELKNKGAQITPDEEVAAKAAILMHDIGHGPFSHALENVLIPGVDHEEISLAIMHALNKELHGQLDLTIRLFTGNYHKFFLHQLISSQLDVDRMDYLTRDSFFTGVSEGVIGYDRILKMFVAHDNQLMIEEKGIYSVEKFLVARRQMYWQVYLHKTVLAAEKMLVKIITRARETGAISFSPSLNGFLHKPHTSQTVHQQLPAFCELDDYDVIGSVKCWATHEDVVLSTLCKNLLKRDLLKCKLQTERFDEALVQQKTKAVMESLNITSHEAGYFVFTGEAINTTYKLGDEHINVLYKDETVKGISNVDNPLIHQTLSMPVKKFYICYLNI; encoded by the coding sequence GTGCATATTCCCAGGCGTAAAATCATTAATGATCCTGTTCATGGTTTCATTACTATAGATCACCCGCTCATCTTTAGTATAATAGCACATCCTTTTTACCAGCGGTTGCGCCGTATACATCAAATGGCGCTGGCCCAGTTGGTTTATCCCGGTGCGGTACACACAAGATTGCATCATTCACTCGGTGCCTATCATCTTATGTGTCTTGCCATAAATGAATTAAAAAACAAAGGCGCACAAATCACACCGGACGAAGAAGTGGCGGCAAAAGCAGCCATCCTCATGCACGATATTGGTCACGGCCCGTTTTCGCATGCGCTGGAAAATGTTTTAATACCCGGTGTAGATCATGAAGAGATCAGCCTCGCCATTATGCATGCCCTCAACAAAGAACTGCATGGCCAGCTCGATCTTACGATCAGGTTGTTTACAGGCAATTACCACAAGTTCTTTTTGCACCAGCTCATCAGCAGCCAGTTAGATGTAGACCGCATGGATTACCTTACAAGAGATAGTTTCTTTACAGGTGTAAGTGAAGGTGTTATCGGTTACGATCGCATTCTCAAAATGTTCGTGGCGCACGATAACCAGTTGATGATTGAGGAAAAGGGCATATACAGCGTTGAAAAATTTCTTGTTGCACGCCGGCAAATGTACTGGCAGGTTTATTTGCATAAAACCGTACTCGCTGCAGAAAAAATGCTGGTTAAAATTATTACACGCGCCAGGGAAACAGGCGCCATATCATTCTCGCCCAGCCTCAATGGTTTTTTGCATAAGCCGCATACTTCGCAAACCGTTCATCAGCAACTGCCTGCCTTTTGCGAGCTCGACGATTATGATGTTATAGGTTCTGTTAAATGCTGGGCCACGCATGAAGATGTTGTGTTGTCTACCTTATGTAAAAACCTGTTAAAAAGAGATTTGCTGAAATGTAAGTTGCAGACAGAGCGTTTTGATGAAGCACTTGTTCAGCAAAAAACGAAGGCGGTAATGGAAAGCCTTAATATCACGTCGCACGAGGCAGGTTATTTTGTTTTTACAGGCGAGGCCATCAACACAACATACAAACTTGGTGATGAACACATCAATGTTTTGTATAAAGATGAAACAGTAAAAGGCATTTCCAATGTAGATAACCCGCTTATCCATCAAACCTTGTCTATGCCTGTGAAAAAATTCTACATTTGCTACCTTAATATTTAG
- the hemL gene encoding glutamate-1-semialdehyde 2,1-aminomutase, protein MNISTSQQLFNRAQQSIPGGVNSPVRAFKSVGGTPLFINHAKGAYLYDADDNQYIDYIASWGPMILGHAYEPVVKAIQEQAVYSTSYGAPTELEIKMAELIKSMVPNVDLIRMVSSGTEACMSAIRVARGYTGRNKIIKFEGCYHGHADSFLVKAGSGVATFNIQTVPGVTAGVSTDTLTCAYNDLDAVEKLVEEHKGAIAAIIVEPVAGNMGCIIPQPGFLEGIRKICDADGIVFIFDEVMNGFRLALGGAQEKLGIDADIITYGKVIGAGMPVGAFGGKRHIMEVVSPLGNVYQAGTLSGNPIAMIAGYTLLSILKEQPQLLKELDDKTAYLKDGLDNVLKASGTPYVINHLGSMISIHFSDHPVTDFATAASANNELFKKYFHAMLNRGVYLPPSAFESWFLNNALTKEDLDHTIKATAESLKEIL, encoded by the coding sequence ATGAATATCTCAACAAGCCAGCAATTGTTCAACAGGGCGCAGCAATCAATTCCCGGTGGAGTAAATTCTCCCGTTCGGGCGTTTAAAAGTGTAGGCGGAACTCCTTTGTTTATCAACCATGCAAAAGGCGCCTACCTCTACGATGCAGATGACAATCAGTATATAGACTACATTGCTTCATGGGGGCCAATGATACTTGGGCATGCGTATGAGCCGGTTGTAAAAGCTATACAGGAGCAGGCAGTTTATTCAACATCTTATGGAGCACCAACAGAGTTAGAAATAAAGATGGCAGAGCTCATCAAAAGCATGGTGCCGAATGTAGATCTTATACGGATGGTAAGCAGCGGCACAGAAGCCTGCATGAGTGCCATACGTGTGGCGCGTGGTTATACAGGACGAAATAAGATCATCAAGTTCGAGGGTTGCTACCACGGTCATGCAGATTCCTTTCTGGTAAAAGCGGGCAGCGGTGTTGCTACTTTTAATATACAAACTGTTCCGGGTGTTACGGCGGGTGTAAGTACAGATACGCTTACCTGTGCTTACAATGATCTTGACGCGGTAGAAAAATTGGTAGAAGAACATAAAGGAGCTATTGCCGCAATAATTGTAGAACCTGTTGCAGGTAATATGGGTTGCATTATTCCTCAACCGGGCTTCCTGGAAGGCATTCGCAAAATATGCGATGCAGACGGCATTGTTTTCATCTTTGATGAAGTAATGAATGGTTTCCGTTTGGCATTGGGTGGCGCACAGGAAAAACTGGGTATTGATGCAGATATTATTACGTACGGAAAAGTGATTGGTGCAGGTATGCCTGTTGGTGCATTTGGCGGTAAGAGACATATCATGGAAGTGGTATCTCCTTTGGGTAATGTTTACCAGGCAGGAACATTAAGCGGTAACCCAATTGCTATGATTGCGGGCTATACTTTGCTATCTATTTTAAAAGAGCAGCCCCAGTTACTAAAAGAGCTGGATGATAAAACGGCTTATTTGAAAGATGGTTTAGATAACGTGTTGAAAGCATCAGGTACACCTTATGTCATCAACCACCTGGGCTCAATGATCAGCATACATTTTAGTGATCATCCTGTTACAGATTTTGCAACTGCTGCATCTGCCAACAATGAACTGTTTAAAAAATATTTCCATGCTATGCTCAACCGTGGTGTGTATTTACCACCATCTGCATTTGAAAGCTGGTTTTTAAATAATGCACTCACAAAGGAAGATCTTGATCATACAATCAAAGCAACAGCAGAAAGTTTAAAAGAGATTTTATAA